The sequence AGCTGAACCTGAGAGCGTCGATTATAATGATTATATCCCCTCTCAGCTTCGGCCTATAAGCAAACCTGTAGCTTGTCTCCAGATGTATCATGGCCTTTCATCGTCGGCGGAAACTTGGAGCCTCCTAGTATAGGTATGTGTGTTAGGTTGAGCCTCACCTCTGAATCCTTTTCTTCCATTCATCATATGGCTTTGAGAAAGCTCTCTCAACCTTTGATCTATGAAGTGTGTTTACCGAACAGAAAGGTCTTATTGTGCCGTCTGGTAGACCATAATGTATCACACATCTTTCAAGTCTCTCGAGATCGAAGTTATATGGATCCATAAAATGCATGCAACCCACCATCACGACTCTCCGCATAAACCTACCCAAGGCTTCGTAGCTCCCCGTCTTCAAGACAGGCCATAAAAACTCTTTTATGAAGCTCGCCTTCACATGCCTCAGAGCAGTTAGCATTCTCAGCCTCGCTACAATTCTGTGTCCATCTTCAACATCGCGACATACACTCTCCATCGTATGGAAGAACTTATCCACATTCGCCAGCTTCGTTATCGGAACCCATTCTCCGCTTTTCGTCTTAACCATGAAGGTTGCGACGCCACACCAAGGAGAGGTACTGAACAAAACGTAACCCTTAGACCTTAAGTGACCCACAGCCTCCGAGATCGGTATCACTGAGGGTACGGGGAAGAAATCTTCAACCTTTATTAGTTGGGATGTCTGCTCCTCAACCAGCTTCATGAAGTCTGTGGTATTTATTCGCATGGCCTCCCTCTCCTTTGAGTCTATCCTACCTGTTATGGACACAGGTTGAACGTTTACACATCTAACTACATCAGAGTTCTTCAGAGCAAACTTCACTATTTCACCTACCTGGTGGTCGTTCACACCCCTGACCAAGGTCACTACCAATACTATGCTCTCGAAACCAATCTCCCTAGCATTTTCAATAACCCTCATTTTCAAATCGTATAGGCGTACCCCTCTGGTTTTCTTGTAGATATTGTCGTCAACCCCGTCAAACTGGAGGTATATGGTGTCCATGCCGGCCTCAATTAGATCCTTGAAATAACTTAGCTCTTTAGCCAGCCTGACTCCATTGGTGTTTACTTCAACATGTCTGAAACCTTGATCTTTCGCTATCCTAACCAATTCAGGAAGGTCACCTCTAACTGTAGGCTCACCACCACTTAGTTGGAGGGCTGGTGGTGGAATTGGAATGTTCGACCTCAAGTTTTTAATTATCTTCTCAATGTCGTTCTTTGAAGGTTCGTACACGTAACCCGTAGTTGCTGCGTTTGCAAAACATATTGGGCACTCCAAGTTACATCTGTTTGTCACATCTATTATTGCGAGGACTGTGTGCGATTTATGGTTTGGGCATATGCCACAGTCATATG comes from Candidatus Bathyarchaeota archaeon and encodes:
- a CDS encoding radical SAM protein — its product is MNVIHAEIFIDDDGKVKISKICSQHGFYIDTYTFSDPELYEWAQKYSHAGKPIDNPRTEIKDGCPYDCGICPNHKSHTVLAIIDVTNRCNLECPICFANAATTGYVYEPSKNDIEKIIKNLRSNIPIPPPALQLSGGEPTVRGDLPELVRIAKDQGFRHVEVNTNGVRLAKELSYFKDLIEAGMDTIYLQFDGVDDNIYKKTRGVRLYDLKMRVIENAREIGFESIVLVVTLVRGVNDHQVGEIVKFALKNSDVVRCVNVQPVSITGRIDSKEREAMRINTTDFMKLVEEQTSQLIKVEDFFPVPSVIPISEAVGHLRSKGYVLFSTSPWCGVATFMVKTKSGEWVPITKLANVDKFFHTMESVCRDVEDGHRIVARLRMLTALRHVKASFIKEFLWPVLKTGSYEALGRFMRRVVMVGCMHFMDPYNFDLERLERCVIHYGLPDGTIRPFCSVNTLHRSKVERAFSKPYDEWKKRIQR